One window of the Triticum dicoccoides isolate Atlit2015 ecotype Zavitan chromosome 3B, WEW_v2.0, whole genome shotgun sequence genome contains the following:
- the LOC119275908 gene encoding nuclear/nucleolar GTPase 2-like, with amino-acid sequence MLMKSKQLPLSLLQDHQKQARAHLLDTEPFEHAAAVSVMRPPLECGRITFSSSLKQDMDDYLDVCRFLPKLNNEILGERNAPYKERLGSLENLVLIMG; translated from the exons ATGTTAATGAAATCTAAACAGCTGCCACTATCGCTTCTACAGGATCATCAGAAG CAAGCTCGTGCACATCTTCTTGACACTGAACCTTTTGAGCATGCCGCCGCCGTCTCCGTCATGCGCCCTCCACTCGAGTGCGGCAGAATCACCTTCTCTTCCTCGCTCAAGCAG GATATGGATGACTATCTGGACGTATGCAGGTTTCTTCCGAAACTTAACAATGAGATACTAGGTGAAAGAAATGCTCCCTACAAGGAAAGGTTGGGCAGCCTAGAGAATTTAGTACTGATCATG GGGTGA